CACTACATGAACGTGCTGCACAGGTGTATCACAGCAGGTGAGCAGAAAACCGTTTTACACTTGTTAGTCCTCTTTTGAGCAAGACACAAACTTAAAACATTGTCCACATTGTTTTGACCTATTGCATATTTCTTAATCCATTTGTACATTAAAAGAGGTAAACGGGAAATAAATAAGCACTTCAGATCTTAATTTACATGTAAACCAGCATGTTGTGTACATTTTTGAACACAAGTTTTCTGTAAGCAAAacttgcaaaagaaaaaagactttttGCATGGTGGTCATGCCCTTGCATATCtacttaaaaaacaatttaattcaAAGTCTACTTACTTTATAAGCACTTGAACACATGTAAGCTTAAGATTTTGAAAAGTTGAACAGGTAAGGAATTCAGCAAACACCTTAGCAACATTCTAAAAAAGGTTGTGGAAATGGCAAGGAAtgttgcacaaaaaaataaacaacatatttaaaagtggaagaaactgATGAAGACTGTGggaaaaaatgttggcaaaatttggttaaaaacagaGGGGGAATTGACAACTGCCTTagcaatgttttaaaaagtggatgGGATTATAAGGAATATAGCATAAAGCTGGCAACTGTTAAAAGTGGGTGAAACTGGTGAGGAATGTGGCAGGAATGTtgacaacatttggaaaagtgggttgAAATGGTGggtaaatttgaaaaaaccTTAGCAACATTTAAAAGTGAGTGGAAATGGCAAGGAAGGTGGTAAAGAAAATGTTGGTAACATATGTAAAAGTGGATGGAAGTTGCAAGGAAGGTGGTTAAAAAGTTAGCAATATTTAGAAAAGTGAGTGGTACTGGCGAGGAATTGTGGGAAAAAGGATTGAACTTGTGAGGAATACAGCAAACACAGGAAAAAGGTTGGAACTGGTCaggaatgtggcaaaaagattggcaacatttggaagagatggtaaaaatggtgaaaaacggGTAAAAACTGGCATCTTTTTGAAAAGCTGATGAActaatgttgcaaaaatgttggcaacaatTAGAGAAGTAGATGGAACTACCGAGTTATGTGGCAAAAACTTTGGCTACATTTGGGGAAAAGATGACAGAACTGGTAAGttgtgtggcaaaaatgttggcaacattaTGTAAAGTGTAACTGGTGaggaatgtggcaaaattggcaacattttgcTACGTGGATGGAACTGGCAAGGGTTCTAGAAAAATGTAAGCAACGTTTGGATAACTGGGAGGAATTGGAGAAGAATGTATTAAAaattttggcaacattttgatCAGTGGGCGGTACTGGCAAGGAATGTCACAGAAATGTTGGCTGCAAAAGTTGATGAAAGTGACaagaaatgtgacaaaaaagttggcaacattttaaaaagtggaaacGTGTTGAGAAATGTGACAAAACCATCAGTATTTGGAAAAAGCAGGTGAGAGTATTTTGAAAAGTGTGAGGAATGTGACAATAactttggcaacatttggaaaaaacaGATGGAACATGCAAgttatgtggcaaaaatattggcaacattAAGAAAAGATGATGGAACTTGCAAGGAATGTAACAAAAGCCaacaacatttggaaaaacaGGTGGTGCTGGTGAGTTGTGTGGCAtaaatgttggcaacattttgtaAAGAAGGTGGAACTGATGAGGAACGTGGCAGAACcattggcaacattttaaaaagtggatgGGACTGGCAAGAAATGTGGCGAAAATGTTGTCAACTGTTagaaaagtgggtggagctgatgaggaatgtggcaaaaatgtcgacaacatttggaaaagtgtgGAAATGGTGGGGAAATTTGCAAATCCCTTAGCAACAATTTTATAGGTGGGTGGAAATGGCTAAAAACgttgtttgttcttttgtttgcaGGCCATGATACTGGGAGAGACGATGTGCCCTCTCCTGTTAACCAGCCTTCATCTGAGGGGAGCAGTAAACATGGATCTCAGTCTCAGGcaaaacacaaagagaagaTAAACAGAAATGCAAGTAATTCTGGGAAATCCCCTCTTCCAAAAGCCCCAGGCAGACAGTCCAGGTTGGTtacaaaacaagaaatattcAAATCGAAAATTAGAGTTATAAAGACAACTTATAAAGGCAATTCCCCATTCATGTGTAGCAATAAGTAAATAGATACGTCCTTATAAATACATTCATCATTCACTTACTGAAGTTGTGGCTGTGATGCAACCGAATGCTTCATAACCTTTTCATATTTGTGTTCTGGTGACTCATCATGTAAGCATGCATTTCTCtactgttaaatatttcaggTTTTCTAACACCTCAGCATCCaaacaaagaaatgagaaaaatataaaatcagcATCAGTGAGGAGGAAAAGTCCAAAGAGTGAGTCAGCAAATGTCCAGCAGACACacagttttacatttacatatttatgtGATGgtaatacatttcttttttgcttttcaagatcttgactttttttttttcatccaaggataacaaagacatttttccCATCATAATGGAGTAGTTTATTACTGTCTTAAGATAGAAAAGACACTTATCTCATGATAAAAGGATATAATCTTATACTGCCATTGCAGCCACTCACAAGGAAGTCAAGCCTTTTCTACTTCACTTTAGTGCTCTTGCTACTCAAGGGATATGAGATAAAGCAGAGGTTCTTAACTCAAGGTTTAAGGCCCAAAAGCAGAGCTGTTGTCTGAGGGCCCTGAGCATACATACATCTATGttttgtttgactttattttgcCATGTTAACGGCTcagtttcagttgttttcttgacTCATTTATCTTGGGATACCAAAGATGGTATtccaataaaaagaaaaaaaaacactttaaaagtatCATAAGGAACAGAgtgaaaataagataaatgGATGTATGTCAGCATAGGGACAGACAGCTGTCCTTGTAGCCGTGTTACTTTTGTCCTGTTTCTATGTTCAGTCACATGTTTTGATCAATCTAAGGATCAAACTTGAACTTTGTCTTTAAACAAATATGGCAGGTTGAAAATTATcctttcagtttcagtttcagttgCGATTTCTTATTGAGAATGTAGTGTTGGGTTCTGAGGCAGGACAtgtcaaataaagaaaactggATCTTTAGAAAACATTGGAATTATTCATTATATCGGGAAAATGGTGCAAACgaaaacatgatttcatttaattatttactgtaaatttgcAGACAAGCTTCTCTAAAATAGTAATGatcatattattattttgtatttttgtgtgtaaaaaaaccattaaaaagttgtgattggctggttaaatatttgtatttttgtcatcAGGAGGCAGActgaagctgcagcagcaggagcagaaggaggaagaggacgaCTCTCTGAGTGAATGTCTGAGCTCACTCTTTATGGAAGAATGGGATGACGACACTTTTCCAAAACTGTGAAATTTCATCTTGAGTCAAATAAGTGAGCTATAGTTGTGAAAGGGagtttttctcccacttttatAGCTCTGAGTCAATCCAGCATACCTCAGAGTCCTCATCAGGGACCAACAATCTGTCAAACTGAAAATCTTTACCAGGCGAAACAGAAAAGCAGAGCATCAACAGAGTAGATGTGcagttttcagtgttgttttcaaGTGTGATGTTGTACTTTTACTCCCCCAAGTGGCAGAGAGAAGAAGAACCTTTCCAAGACACAATTTCCAGGAAATCAGTGATCAGTGCTGGGCTTGGATTTGTGAGAGATGGCAACAGGAGCACAGCTCACTGCCAAGGCCTAGTGTGCATAAAAGATACTTTAACTAAGTATGAACTAAAACAATAGGAAGCAGATGGTGTTTCAACACTTTAGGAAAAGTCAATCTTATCTACCTTAAATAGAAAACTTTTATTACTTACATTATCTGCTAAATATGGCACGTTATGGACAATCTAATCTTAAAATAAAGCTCTATTAACCTCTCAGGCTCAGGGGTTTCATCATAATGTGCTGTGggaattaaaaactaaactccaGTCATTAGGCAGCTGCCAGGTAAGACAAGTTATATCTAGGTAATGATATTATATATCTAATTAGGATGAAAATATCAGCAATAACTTTGTATTTTATGAGACTGAGATAACAGGTGATTCAAGCTTAATGTTTGGAGAAGTTAAAGAAACTATTGTTAAAGTTTCTATAATGAAGGTAGATCACTATCAATGATTTATGGAGCAAGAGTGCGATAAAATGAATGTGCATACCGCTCCTTTCTAGATTTGCTATGTTATGCATGTAATTTGTTTAACATTATTTTCTGTATGAatatctttctttattttcacatcttcataataaatttaaaaggaaTTACTTTTTAGGggtaaaatgtgactaaaacagcCCAACTCTATGATTACCACaaactttttatcttttcttttttgtagaaaggatagaatgttttttgatgaaaacatgGCATTCACCTTGTATAAGTGCATCTTGAAAGGTAAGAaggaaaagttgtttttcttccaTAGTTTAATCAAGAGAGGAACTTTCAGAAGCTAGtttggctcagtgggtagagcaggtgcccgtatacagaggctgtagtcctcaacgCACTGATCACGGGACTGATTCCTGGTCTTGGTGCATGTCGTCTCCCacttttcctgtctcttttcagctgccctgtccaataaaggcaaaaaaacccaaaaaagtaatctttgaaaagaaaaaaagaggaacttTCACATGTACGATAAATTATTACGCCTGAAATTTGTCAAGCCTTTTTGTGtctaatcttgatgattatggcttatagctagagaaaattaaaaatccagaACCTGAATGCAGCACTGATTACAGTTTATTTGTCAGGATCCCTGTTAGCTGTGCACTAGAGTTGGGGTTCCCAAACTATTTTGCTTACAGCCACCCTAcaaacagtactgtgcagaacttttaggcatgtttgagttaaatatttaaactaaagtAAGGTGTAGATATGGCGAGTAAGCTGCGTGAGGGCACCATTGGGCATGAAGGAGGATTGCCACAACCCCTGTTGTTCTCTGGATgcccttgcatattaccaggggcatgaggaaataatctgttgaaaaaacaacaaagtttgCGCATGGCCTTGAATATGGTACAGGCAGGTAGCAGGGTTGCCACCAGTCCTTAGTCATGATGTGGATATCTCAAGGGCTCGAGAACCGTTAGTAGAACCGTATTAACAGGGGTGAAAAGgtccagacaaaaaaaaagatgctgctGAGCTTGACCTAGCACAAATGTGTGTAGCTGTCATACTGATGTCTTTATATGTGTTATGTCTTCATtaataaacatgttaaatttgtgaaaaataaaaggctgCTTCTTTAAGTGTTACTCTGATATTTTACCACTGCAACAAAACCAATTAAAGCACATTTCTGGAGCAAATTTTGCTTTTCCACTGACTCAGTCTAAGTATTATCTATTATATGAGTATGCTCCTATAGTGATGCacagtctaggtgtgcctttggAATTTGTATAACAATGCATCACTACATAACTGCACAATGACTCAAAATGCTATAACAAGAACAAAAGAGGCTAATCTGCATGGAAATAGACATGGTGTGCCTTAAGATTTTGGCTCGATCTCAGGTGTGCCTCAggtgaaaaagtttgaaaaccactggtttagaccACCTCTTGAGCACGTGTCACTATTTCAGGATAAATTCAGACAAACCAATAAATAGAGTGAAATTAGACTTTTATTGTGGGGGAAATTAATGAAAAAGAGCCGACTACATGAAGCTAAAGGCCGGTTTGTTACATGTACAGAACATAATGAGGGCAGaaataacaaagaaagaaaaaaaaagagaaaatggcaCCAAATATCTTTTTTGATAACACATACATGTGACATTATTGCATTCTCTACAGTTACCAAATGACGGCTTGGATACAAGCAGCTGCTGATGACATATAAACAATATAATACACAGGTCTTTGAGAGTTAAGTTACAGCATTAACATCGTGGTGACTGTGGGGGAGCTGCTGCCCCCTGGTGGAAAGGAATGAAACGATACACTGAGCCACGCAAACCCAACTCTTTCCCTCTTCCTTCATCGTCACATCATCTTTTAAGATTTCTTGTACTCGATTCTCTCCACCTTGACGTCGTCGCCGATCAGCTGATAAACATACGTCACCACTGTAGATGCCTGGATGTCCATTAATACAAAAGAGGGGATGATGTTGCTGtaagaagagaagagaggagagttTTAGGTCAAGGCGGCTTTTCCTGCACTCGTGACCGCTTTTAATTACAGTCAGTGTGGTTCTACTGTTACATGTACAACAAAGCATACATCCAACTTCACAAAAGAAAGGCTTCACCAGAGGAAGGTAGCAGTTGGGGAATGATCAAATCTGAGCTCAGTCCAGAAGAGCTATGTGCACAGGAAATCTCACAGACTTTGGGCAATTTTGATAGAAAGAGTTGGCAAATTTGGCCAAGCTGACATAGACTATGCTGCAAGACTAAAAGACTAAATGCTATAATTGGATCTAAAGGGGTTCATCAAAGTATTACGGgaggatatatatatatatatatatatatatatatatatatatatatatataccatcctggtttttaaattcttttttttaaggattgtggttatttttcagtGGATTTGCATGTGTTATAGGACACGTTTAAGGTGAAAAAGTTCTGAAATACTTTCCTTGGCCCTATTTTTACGTCAGAAAAATGTGGTATCTTAACAGGGCTGGGTTATATCCACTGTATAACAATAAAGATTGTGCAAACAGACTGGTTAACACAGTCCCTCATCCCGCCTTTCCATCTCCAGGTATTATATGCTGCAGATGAGGTGTGACTGGGGAAAAACTATCCTGCCAGCAATGTATAAGGGCTCAGATTATTCATTTGTTTCTCATCCTTTAAACTAGActgaaaattgattttattactagagataaaataaaaacccttGGGCACACAACCTGCAGAGTAATACAATATGTATTACAtgccttttttttatctttaatgtcATCCATGTCAGTGCTTTATTATACTGGTAGTTAACTTTAGGTTACAGAGGTAACCCAAGTTCACTGATAACATGATCTAGATATGTCACTGTAGCGTGCACAACCTATAGTGAGATGCAGAGCAAATGTTTGAAAGAAGACTACAAGTTCACATTTAGTATACCAATGTGTATCTATAACTCGAAAAccttattttgttgtttataaACCACTGATAATCACACTGAATCTCACGGTATTCTTAATGAGTATACCTCATTGGAATGAAagaaaatcttgttttaaagtgaaaaaaacccCCTGAAGTCTGCATTAGGTAGTCAGGGTTTTTCCTGCATATTAAATTAGGAGATAGCCACCTCCAGCTCCTAAAGCTCTGacgtcattaaaaaaaaattttctgCAAAGCATTGAACAAAGAGGTTGTCATTTTTAACTGAAACAGTAGACTTTAAGTCACTGCCAAAAATgccaaagaggaagaaaagatcCGTGGCAGACGCATCAGACGGACACAGCTCAGATGAACGCTgtgctgtgagtgtgtgtcttaAGCTCATGCACTCACACAGAACAAAGCTTGTGTGAGCTAAAGTCATACACAAATTAGAGGAGACTTCAAGTTTTATGGATTAACACTAATCTTTCTCGCATTCCTCCCTTCTCTCAATACTGCAGGATTGGTGTATGAAAATGCGTTGCACCGACATATGCACGCACTTCCgctgtctctgtctgtcacacatGCGCGCTGGTTACCGTGGtacaattatttaattaatatTTCGTCACATGACCTACATGACCAGTTTTTAAGTTTGGGACCAGTTATTATCAGACAGTTGGTTTTTATTGACAGTCAGTAAGTGATTTATTCCAAACCTAAAATTGTACAACcattaaataaaggtaaaaaaaagttttctcattttaatgtttttttttaaggacaaaTACTGGTATCATCCAAAATCTTTACCAAATATTACAGACCAGGAAACAGCAGAAATTGGAACTGGCCAATCAAATTCAAATCGGTGTGTCTCTGGTTTAAATAGCTCCAAGAGCACAACAGTAATATTTAAAGAGAAATTATCAAATAAATTTGGCCTATTATTTTTGCTCTCAAAGTGCACtggtttgaaatatttaactttaaaaggtGGAGCATGCCCCCAGACCCCCTTGAAAGGTCACAGTGCACATGATCAGACTGGTACCACCTCTGCCTCAATTTGAGCCCGGAAAAACCCTGGTTGTACATCTTGCTTCTTTGGAGCAAAGCTTATGCATATTTGACAGACGCTTAAATTAGTGTAAGTGaatcacttacttttccagtgCACTGTAGGCTCCTGTAGCAGAACCAGGGTTGATGTAGAACTTGTTCTCATTCTCAAATGCCTCGAACTTGTGCGTGTGCCCGGAGATGAGGATGTCGACATCCAGCTGTCTCTGGAGCAGCGCCAGACTGGCCATGTCACCCCAAGGGATCACCTGGTGTCCATGGATGAGGCCGATCTTAAATTGGCCCACTGTTACCACCTTCTGCTCTGGGTAGTTCAAGTTCTGAGAAAATACaagcaagaaagaaaaaagcacaATAATAGCACGttactgttttcatttaatggaacttttcttttctgaatttactTGATCATGGAGCTCTGCCATGAAAACTGTGATGTATTTGCCCATCACTAGACACTTATCTGTTACCATTGTAACAGAAAAATGTAGTTCAGGTAGAGATAAGCTTATCTCACCAAGCCCACATCAGCTGACTTATTTGCTCTTAACACGCTATTGGCTGATCACTCTTACGCTGGCTGATCTAAACTAccctctctgcaagctgctcttgcaaccctcctccaccctagccccTCGATTATTCTTCtaacttaatcaatgtcattccgTTATCATTGATGCttctctgctctgggttttttgctgcttctctccctgccttataCTTTCCACATAGGCTCATGGAAGGGTAGGGGGGTCCCAGAACAGCCACCaagccaaatataaataacagcaataaaagcTAGTTAATTACTGCCAATAAAGATATATTTATAGCTGCAAACCATGTGTGTTTCTTTACAAAATGGGACCACAGTTATAATTATGTCTTCATTCCAGCAGGAGAGACATTACTTTCCTGGTTAAAATTAGATATTCAAGTACATAGATTAAATTTTCTCCTTGCAATGTTACTTCAAAACCTGTGCTAGGAAATTTGTATATAAAAAAGCTGGTTTTGATTCCCCTCTGATACACAATTTTTTTCgccaaaagaaaaaatgttttcagaaacatttttgCTTGATAAAGGGCCTAGGAATGAATTTTTGTACccacaaaaaaattaattaatctcTAGCCagataaacaaaaacaggtCTCTGTTCCTACTTTTGAGGGGTGTAATGAATATTGCAGGATTAAACGGGTGCTAACAAGTATTTAGTCTCTTTTACATTGTCTACAAACACAAACCCACCTCATCAAAGTCTCCTCGGACTATGTGGACGTCTCCAGCAAGAGTCTTCAGGTAGTCATAGCTCTCCTTGGTGCAGAGGTTCCCTGTGCAGAGAATGTGCTGGATCTTCCCTGGGACTAACAGCTTTTTGAACTTGGCTGGGAGGGTGTTGCACCGGTGGGGGATGTGCAGGTCACCTAACACCAGGACCAACTGATAGCatcgcacacatacacacagaaagTTTAGGAGAAAACAGGCAGTTTGATGCAGCATCGGATCACTGAATAGGTAAGTGGACCGAGGATGGAACCCTGTGGGCTGCCACTGGTTAGGATGCATACACCAAAATCGCTATACTTCTAAGTTGGTTATTCTtaagtttatttacatttagtATAAGACCAGCAAAATCATTTCAACAGTTATGCACCCAAACAGTCTACTCCAGAGGAATTCCATGATATGAAAACCCAAGCTTAATTCATAATGCtaactttgtaaaaaaaaaagcagtgtttGTAAGTAACAAGCTGAGTATATTAAGTGTCTGAAATCAAAGTGGCTTATCAATAGTATTGTTTACTCagatcaaaatgtatttataactTGGGCCATGATTGGAAAATCTTGGAACAGAAGGATTCCAGACACTCAATAATGGATGTGGGACAaaggagcatttttttttccacacaagACAAATCAATCAGAACCAGCACCAACAAAGGTGACGTAAACATAAACAAATGCTGTAACCCTTTAACTCCACTGAGTATTAAAAAGATACTTTAATGTTAACTTTGGTGGCACATTCCTTTTCTGGTGAGTAACAGAAAATCATTTTAAGATTCTTCCCTACACCATACTGCAGTAATAACATCACTATTATTGTTTTCATTAGTTATGGCGAACAGAATATTTGTGAATTCTTTGTAACAGCAATCTACATTCTgaactttgttcttttttgcaACCATGGCTCCTTTGTAGGAGAGATTATGATTTAGAAATTGGAAAGTATGCATTCAAAATGCTTTCAACAGCTTCTTGTAATATACTTTGAGGAACCAGAGGTCtcattcatatttatttatagacTATTTTGGGTTGACAAGTAACAAAAGGTTGCCATTAAACCAGATTTTTAAACGTCGGTACAATTCTAGTAAAAATCCAACAATACTGAcacctgttttgataccacagcaacagaaTTGTACATCCTAAACACCCAAAATGTGGTAATTTCACACGTTTAATTACCAAAAATGCAGGCAAAATCctgctctctttctttccctcaCGGCAGCTTTTGGTTAGAATATATAACTAAACAtcttaagtgttttttaaagggttTACACTTTTTGATATAATCAGTGACTTAAatcagttgatttttttttaaagcaaatggtatcaaaaagtatcaaagcaataaaacttttgacaaccttatagttaaatttagttttttattaagATGGCAGTTATGAGCGGTTGTAATTAAAGCTGAAACGCCTGTTTGGCACCAGATCACTGATTGCAGTTGTGACTAAGCGCTCTTAAACCAAGGCGTGGCAGACCTCAATAGCAGCTATGCAATCCCAATCCCATGTTAGTGAGCCAGGTAGAAAAGTGAGCAGAAAACAGGGATCCAACACAGAGCGAGGGAACTTACCCGGTGACCAGCCTGGTTGATTGAAGACAGGCAAAAAGGAGTGGGAGGAGAGAGGGTGAGATAGAGGCAGGCAGGATGTGCGTGGAGAGAACGACATGAGGTGTGATCAAAGATTGGGgggaaaaatgtacaaaaagaaaAGGGTTGGGACAAAAGAAGGAAAACTgaaattagaaattaaaaagtgaATGGATTACATGGACAGATATTAATAGttcaaaaacaaataagaaaagtTAAACAATGTCAATTGTTAAAGGTTGATGGTTAGTGAAAATTATGAAGCAAAGGTTTAACTTTGCACTGACTGGGCACATGCAAAATCATATGGTGAAGCAAACAAAAGTGCTGACAGTAATCAACTAAAATCAActaatgatggagctttatatAGCatctaaatcttttttttttctaaataaacatCTTGTTCAAAACTACTTTTGAACCAATAACAATGTGCTGCAGTTAAAAACTGTGGCAGAATTAAGCAGTTTAATTTTTTAGACTAAAGCTATGGTAAAAATGTTTACTGTCTTGGTCCATgaggaagactagactaagacttactaaaaatacatctttggtgataaaaactcCACCATAAAGTAAGTTTCAGAGCTCTATGCACCCACTCCTGGGCAGTTCCTTCTGTTCATCAAAGGGCGATTTCAAGCAAACTCTTGCACACtgaataaattgcacaaataagttgATAAAATGTTGGTGTAATTTGCTATTTTTGAGCAGACATTAATTGCTTTAAAGCTGTGCTGGATTCATTCCTATCTGATGCACCTGTCCTATGACGTGgatgtacaaccccaattcaaaaaagttggggcgctgtgtaaatgtaaataaacatagagtgatttgcaaatttctcataaacccaaattttattcacaataatgcattaacaacacatcagatgttgagaTCGagtcattttaccattttatgaaaaatatgagctcattttgaatttgatggcagcaacacagctcaaaaaagtcaagacagggcaacaaaaggctgtaAAGTAAATGGTcctaattaaaaacagctggaggagcctTTTGCAGCTCATCACGTTAATCGGCAACAGATTAGTAACATGACTAGGTATAAAAAGAGTATCTTAGAGAAAGGCAGAATCtatcagaagtaaagatgggcagaggttcaccaatctgcaaaaaatctgtataatgttcctcaatgtaaaattgcaaagactatGAATatccctaaccttgcaaagcagatggattcacctgtttccgtgtttctcactggcaaatccatcttgcaaagctcccgtctgaactgtttgggcccggttagaaagtgacaggaccaatcagtgtcgaggggcactACTTTaaggtgcggcagagtcgtgacgtatgtaAGTGGCGAGAAGAGGCCGGGGCAAGTATTGCGGAAGATATTAGCATGGCTGCTGCTAatgcgccagttttatcagaacttgacgacatttcttcgttaaaagaagaacaaagaacagcagtgagttgttttcttttcaaaaacgacaaaagttgtgtactgacatgtctacagtcagtcgccatggtttgcattatgcacctctctatggagtttaatCCTCCGTAGTGGCGAACCTTGGTAACAGCTACGTcactttttttgttgctctgattggcccgtaaagatgtgacaggcagaatgttcatccaattactctttgagtttttttttcaaaggctctgccctttcccaaacgctgactatggaaggttttccataGTCAgaccatctggcatgccaggttagaaTATCCCATCATCAACAGTGAATATCATCAAAGTAagatcagagaatctggagaaatctccaCAAG
This genomic window from Cheilinus undulatus linkage group 18, ASM1832078v1, whole genome shotgun sequence contains:
- the vps29 gene encoding vacuolar protein sorting-associated protein 29 isoform X1 gives rise to the protein MAGHRLVLVLGDLHIPHRCNTLPAKFKKLLVPGKIQHILCTGNLCTKESYDYLKTLAGDVHIVRGDFDENLNYPEQKVVTVGQFKIGLIHGHQVIPWGDMASLALLQRQLDVDILISGHTHKFEAFENENKFYINPGSATGAYSALENNIIPSFVLMDIQASTVVTYVYQLIGDDVKVERIEYKKS
- the vps29 gene encoding vacuolar protein sorting-associated protein 29 isoform X2: MLVLVLGDLHIPHRCNTLPAKFKKLLVPGKIQHILCTGNLCTKESYDYLKTLAGDVHIVRGDFDENLNYPEQKVVTVGQFKIGLIHGHQVIPWGDMASLALLQRQLDVDILISGHTHKFEAFENENKFYINPGSATGAYSALENNIIPSFVLMDIQASTVVTYVYQLIGDDVKVERIEYKKS